In the Coregonus clupeaformis isolate EN_2021a unplaced genomic scaffold, ASM2061545v1 scaf0549, whole genome shotgun sequence genome, one interval contains:
- the LOC121568922 gene encoding somatostatin receptor type 5-like: MAEDMWENSTVPGPYPNLPLSLLLCNDTLLNDTLFNCTNSTNTTSPEMSSGPSVAGVLIPLIYIIVCVIGLGGNSLVIHIVLHYSKTESVTNIYILNLAIADELFMLGLPFLAVQNTLQFWPFGSFMCRLVMTVDSINQFTSIFCLTVMSIDRYLAVVHPIRSSKWRRPQVAKMVNGTVWAISFLVVLPVVIFANVHKTGGTCNISWPRPADIWRAAFIIYTSTVGFFCPLLIICLCYLLIVFKIRSSGKKVHATSTKRRKSERKVTRMVVIVVAVFVFCWLPFYALNILNLLVSLPSEYQGLYYFVVVMGYANSCANPIVYGFLSENFKRGFRKALCRSSRKVESHDLTERQQQQEEKGRVLKPRESLRRVVRDEEEEDDEDREDVTEMTEICRIAQNGNGHPESSQALLTPKVPAPGASEHVASPEGKAKAGDIGEKGLGPPASLHNGNTNGSVKPLPEEPVEKNTSLEISYL; encoded by the coding sequence ATGGCAGAGGACATGTGGGAGAACAGCACAGTCCCCGGCCCTTACCCCAACCTCCCCCTTTCTCTGCTACTATGCAATGACACCCTCCTCAATGACACCCTCTTCAACTGCACCAACTCCACCAACACAACCAGCCCAGAGATGTCATCAGGTCCCAGTGTAGCAGGGGTCCTCATCCCACTCATCTACATCATCGTCTGCGTCATCGGCCTGGGCGGCAACAGCCTGGTCATCCACATTGTGCTGCACTACTCCAAGACGGAGTCTGTGACTAACATCTACATCCTGAACCTGGCCATCGCTGATGAGCTCTTCATGCTGGGCCTGCCCTTCCTGGCTGTCCAGAACACCCTCCAGTTTTGGCCCTTTGGCTCCTTCATGTGCCGCTTGGTCATGACCGTGGACTCCATCAACCAGTTCACCTCCATCTTCTGCCTGACCGTCATGAGCATCGACCGCTACCTGGCAGTGGTCCATCCCATACGCTCCTCCAAGTGGCGGCGGCCCCAGGTGGCAAAGATGGTCAACGGCACAGTGtgggccatctccttcctggtgGTCCTGCCTGTGGTAATCTTCGCCAACGTCCACAAGACGGGTGGCACCTGCAATATCTCCTGGCCTCGGCCAGCCGACATTTGGCGGGCGGCTTTTATCATCTACACGTCCACAGTGGGCTTCTTCTGCCCGCTCCTCATCATCTGCCTCTGCTACCTGCTCATCGTCTTCAAGATCCGCAGCTCTGGCAAGAAGGTCCACGCCACATCCACCAAGCGCAGGAAGTCAGAGCGCAAGGTGACACGCATGGTGGTGATCGTGGTGGCCGTGTTCGTCTTCTGCTGGTTGCCCTTCTACGCCCTCAACATCCTCAACCTGCTGGTGTCTCTGCCATCAGAGTACCAGGGCCTCTACTACTTTGTTGTGGTAATGGGCTACGCCAACAGCTGCGCCAACCCCATCGTCTACGGCTTCCTTTCGGAAAACTTTAAGCGGGGCTTCCGCAAGGCCCTGTGTCGCTCCTCACGCAAGGTGGAGAGCCACGACCTGACAGAGCgccagcagcagcaggaggagaaggggagggtgCTGAAGCCCCGAGAGAGCCTGAGGAGGGTCGTacgagatgaggaggaggaagatgacgaAGACAGGGAGGACGTCACAGAGATGACGGAGATCTGTAGGATCGCCCAGAATGGGAACGGACATCCTGAGAGTTCCCAGGCCCTGTTAACACCCAAGGTGCCAGCCCCAGGGGCATCTGAGCATGTGGCATCCCCAGAAGGGAAAGCCAAAGCTGGGGACATTGGTGAGAAAGGCTTGGGGCCTCCAGCATCCCTGCATAATGGAAACACAAATGGGAGTGTCAAACCACTGCCAGAGGAGCCAGTGGAGAAGAACACCTCACTGGAGATAAGCTACCTGTAA